The stretch of DNA tatatttctaaaaataagtaCACATTCATGCTAAAATACAAGCACAATGTAAAGAGTTCTTGAATTGATTGAGATATTCATATACTGATGGATGTAGTGAAGTTTCATTTCTACAATCATTTGCAACCACACAACAGATTGTAGGAACAAAGTTATTGCTACAACTTGTGCTATGGGAAAACTTTTAATGCTCGTTTTTTATGTACTTGGTAAATTATTTCATAAGATTGtaaatatttacatcatttttctAATGACAGTTTCAGGAATTGTGCTTCAATAATAATACTAAATTGACTTAAAAGAGTTACAATTCTAAAATAATTGTAGAAATTGTGTTTTGTCAACCATCTGCTGTCTTTACAATACCACATTAGGGCATCTTTCTGAGACTAATTCACACTCTGCATAACACTTGGGACATGCTTTGCATCCAAACCATCTCCTAATTACTGACCCAGGCTGAGCGTGTTTGGTATGAATCAATTGCTTCTTCCTTTGAAGATGGTACCGTCTCTGAAATTGAAGTTGTGGATCCCGTGACACATCCTGCATTGTTGGCAAGGTTTCAGTTGAAGTGTTTCTGAGTCAGAGTTTTTAGCAATTAATTTCTCAGCTTCAGAAGAAGTATAGGATGGAAATTTTGGCACAAGCAATTTTAAGCATAGATAGCTGCATGTAATGTAAAGATTCATGGTTTCAGTGACCTTTGaatatcaatttttattttctttagtttagTATATTCAAAGACACCTTTTTGTTTGAAGTGGCTTTGCATTTAGTTTCTTTTCAAGTTTGTCATTTCcataaattatttagaaaatgcAAATTACAGCAGTAATTGATTAATCTAAAAAAGACTCTTACAGAATATTTGGATTCTTTCCTAATACTCTGTGATTCACAACTGCCAATAAGGAAGTAAACACATGCAAAATCAATTCCAAATATTGTTATAGCTTATTACTTTCAGTTTAATTACACCCAGGGTATGTAGTAATAACCTTCAATAAAGTCCTCCATGGAAATCTGCAACCATATGTTATGGTGGTTGATTGGTTTATCTCCCAATCAATTTGAGTTACTTTATAGttgaatatctctctctctctctctctctctctctctctctctctctctctctctctctctctctctctctctctgtgtgtgtgtgtgtgtaaggtgttAATGTAGAGCTCCAACATGAAGTAGATGAATACTGATATTCATACAGCACAGTGTATAGACTGGGGCTCCAAAATACATACTTATAGTTAACAAAGTAACTTAAAAGTTACTGTCAAATAAGTGATAGCTATTTCTGCTTAATAAGCATACCATCATTATTTCCAGTGCTTTTTATCTACCTTATTCACGAGATGGagcatttgtatttatttctccaTTGATATAAATTCCTATTTTAGCAAAATGAGATCATAAATCAATATCAGcgacaaataaaaatattatataatgatATTTCAAGTTTGGTATTGGTTATAAATACTATTTCATAAGGTTCATACTATGTCTTATATATTTACATGaaagttctttattatcttacagcacaaacatttttaaaattttcatctttCCTTAGAAAATGTATTCTAGTATTGTGTGGAAGACTAAAAATTAaatgcattgttttctttttattctatcaTGTTTTGTTCATTGGCTAAAAGTTGGACATTACatagaaaaaatatatagaagACAACTATATAGTTGAATTGTGTTTTgtaaacacaagaaataaaatgctgTATAGGGAAATGAAGTTTCTTTTATCCTCCAGTGGAGTTTAAATAATTTGAGATTAGGAAACAAGCAGGCAATAGACATATATGTAACTAGAAAGACATAGGAAtacatagaaaacaaacagaacataCAATTCAAAGTAGAGCCATGAACTTGGAGATTAAATATCCTCTTCATTAGGAAGAAAGAAGTGGGCACTGTAGGTGACCTTGGAAAAATAACAAATCACTATAAAGGAAGTTAACAAACCCAAATAATAGATGACAGACTTGTAAATACTCCTCTTTTAAGGAAATGTGGGGAACTGAAGGGAAGAATCACCATGGAAGGAATGGATGCCTGCTGTACATACACTCTCAGCTAACATAGCTGAAAGAAGATGACAAGTCAGTCTGAACTCCAGTGCTAAGGACATGTGCACTTCTACTTATGTGCTTCAGCTGTAGGAATTTATCATCCTTGGTTCATGATATCTCCTTGGAAGGAGGTGTCCAAGATGATGAGTGGCATGCCTTCCACAGGAACTCTTTTAAACAAggcaattttaaagaaaaatcctcTGAAGAAAGGGGACTAAGTGTTTAGGTTAAAGAGGATGTCGGAGAAATCTGGAGCCTGCGTCTACATTCAgagattttctctctgtgtgtctcagtctctctatctgtctgtatGACTATCTTTCTGTCTCGCTGTCTCTATGACTCTCTCTCTTTAATTGTCTCATGAAAGAAAAAGTATATTTACTTAGAAAAGTAGATtcaactggaaaaagaaaaacgaaTTCTTAAATGATCAGGATATCAGGATACTTTGATATCAGGATAGATACTTTGAGATGGTGTGCTCTGAGCCTGATGTTACACAGAAGAAGCATTTTTGTTTCTGTCAAAACACAGTCttcaaatatttagaatttattttctaataaatattccttaaatctttgaaaatttagttttcagaAGTGTATCCTTTGCTCTCATTTTGATGCACAGTTTTAATGGAAAGACTCGGGGCAAAAGAATCCAACTTTGGCTGCGTATGGAGTTTGAGATTAACCTGttcactctttcttcctttgtcttcattcttttctctttctcttctttccctcatctctgtctctctctttccataaAATGACATatcttcctattttattttacctcatagatattattattttcttaaaaaagaaaataacttaaaTATTGATAAATGTATAGCAAAACTATAAAACAAGACTATTAATATATTTATGACCTTAAAATTATTATCAAAGaataacatattttaaatgataaGGAAATGAGTTTTATCTATTTCATAATATTAGAAtagtattctttttttctaaCTCACTAGAGTaggttttgaaattattttgagaCCACTTCATGGATGTGTTCCAGAGTGCTTCTCATGCTAAGTTTACTTACATCATATTTTCTCATATATATGAACACAAAGATAGAGGATGCATTTTCACATAAATACTATAGTATTCTTTGAAATggagatatatctatatctatatctatatctatatctatatctatatctatctatctatatctatatctatatctatatatatagctATGACTATTGAAATAGTGTGTTGCTACAGAAACATACTTATGTCTTTCtgtacagtttttgttttctgttcaatTTCTGTTCAGACTTGGAACAAATATTaaagttaaattttctttattaaataaagAGCTCGCTTCCTTTTTTCTTCAACATGACACAAGATCAAGGCGAAAAGGAGAATGCCATGTGGGAGCTACGCATCTGCAAGCTCTGCCTCAATATCTGTGTTGGGGAGAGCAGAGACAGACTGACCCCTGCCGCCAAGGTGTTGGAGCAGCTCACAGGCCAGACACCTGTGTTTTCCAAAGCTAGATACACCATCAGGTCCTTTGGCATCCGGAGAAATGAGAAGATTGCTGTTCACTGCACTGTCCGTGGAGCCAAGGCAGAAGAGATTCTGGAGAAAGGCCTGAAGATGCGGGAGTATGagttacagaaaaaaaacttCTCAGATACTGGAAACTTTGGCTTTGGGATTCAAGAATACACTGACCTGGGCATCAAATATGACCCAAGCATTGGGATCTACGGCCTGGACTTCTATGTGGTGCTGGGTAGGCCAGGTTTCAGCATCGCAGACAAGAAGCACAGGACAGGCTGCATTGGGCCCAAGCACAGAATCAGCAAAGAGGAGGCCGTATGCTGGTTCCAGCAAAAGTATGATGGGATCATCCTTCCTGGCAAATAAATTTTATCCAAAAGGCCAATAAAATTTtctcagaaatatatatataagagcTCAGGATGGGGATTTACTTTAGAAGAAGTCCATTGAAAGTAACATTTCAGGGTAGAGAAAATTAAGAGACGGTTCATATATCTTGGGGATGGTAAAGCTTTGAGATAATGTCTTGACTTTACCCCTAAAAATGTAACTTAATATTTCAAAGAATAAGAACCAATCTGTCCTTGGAAGATGACTATAGTATCACTTATATTATGAAACAAATATTTCTCCTCAAATACACAGAATGGAAGAAGCACATGATCTCTTTTGATATAACCTATAGTAGATTCTTTTCGGGGTGGAGTAGCTCATTGTCTCCAGTCCAGGCTCTGGTTAAATCCATGATCTCTTTATTTCCATCATTTTTGCCCTCAAGAATAAGAATGAAGTATTAAAAAATAGCACAATATGTGCATAATCAGTATGCTTActgattttactttaaaaaatttatatttcatttcaaaATCATGTTTTTTACAGTAAATGGAATATTTATAAcctaaatattaaaacaaatattctttttttaagatatcATTATTATGATCTAGATTATTTTGAAATATCATGgaacatattttataatatatagtcTATGCTtaagattcttttatttttaaatttcttgagacagggtttctctgtgtagctttgcgcctttcctggatctcactctgtagaccaggctggcctcgaactcacagagatccgcctgattctgcctcctgagtgctgggattaaaggcatgcgccaccaccacacagcttttATGCTTAAGATTCTGTATTGTATCTAAAATTGGTGTGTGCACTTCAACTGGATGACCGATAGATGAAGACATGACAACTGAAGATAGGTGATATCATTCAGTAGGCTTTGAAACAAATGAAAttcaaatgaaacaaatgaaacaaatgtgGAAGAGGAAAGCCAGCCTCACAGTGGACATTTCCCTTGAGCACATACATCCACCATGGTTGCTTCTGCTGCACATGGATTTCAGGCTTCAGGCTTCAGACTTTTGAGTCTTACAGAATGGACTTGTAAAAGTAACTCCTCAAGGAGATTCCAGGTGCTTAGCTCAGACAATGACCGGCTGAATCATTAGTCCTTCTGCTTCTGaggctactatttttttttaactatttttattggACGAAGCAGCTATTGGTTCCTCTAATTCCTTAGCATAGAGACAATAATTATGGGACCATTAAAACTCTTATAGTGAAAGCAAAACTCGTAAGTTCCCTTTtttaaccatacacacacacaaatacaattattttgtGCCTCAGTATCACACATGTTCACATGGTAGGTAAATTGCTTTTTGTGATAATAACACTCTGTTTTTAATAAATTCCTAATGCCAGTGGTCACTTAGGAAATGATGTGATTTGAAAGCAATGGTGATCTCCTTTTATCAGTAAGTGTCTTCAGGCCAAAGCTCTACAGCCAAAGTGATGAAGATCACAGAGGTCTTTGTACAGTAAATGTGAAGTCAATTGCCTCACTTATAGTCAAATTGAACTAACAACTAAAACAGATTGGCTAAACACACAGTAAACTCCAAACTTAACTGAATACATTCATTTATATCAGAATTTTTATATTTCAGTGGAAATATTTGTGCTATGGTAGACATTTCCAGGTAACTACTCCTAGGTTACTTGATTCTGATGACATGTAAGTCATAGTTAACTGATAATTCTTGTCTGAAGCCATGCTAATAAGCCATATgtggtagaaaaaaaatgtgctccAGACAAAACATTTATATTAAAGACATGATTTAATtccttttaaaactatatttctatttctatgttGGCTGAATGTGTTCTGTCTTGTTATCCAGAGTGTATTCAGCTCTGTTTGTTAATACCACCACAGATAAAGTGAAAACAGGTTTAGTGTATTAAGCAATgttttattgctataaagagatcCAATGAGCAcaacataaaggaaaacatttaactggggctggcttacaatttcagaggtttagtccattatagtCATGATGAGAAGCAtgttggtggcacacaggcagacatgatggtggagaggtagctgaaagttctacaccaggaatggcaggcagcaggaagagacagagagacagagacactgggcctgaatTGAGCACTTGAAAACACAAAatccaccccagtgacacacaactctcaacaaagccacacctactccaacaaggccatacctcccaatcTCTGTCAAGTAGCTTCACTCCTTAATGACTATGTACTTAAATCTGTTAGCCTAAGGgggacattattttttttttttttgctggaatttttttttacgtttctttttaatttttatttattatctagaaattttctattcattttacataccaatgacagatttcccctctcctccctcctctcaccctccagccatcctccccaacccaccctccattctcaCCTCTGCCAAGGCAAGGTctgccatggggagtcagcagagcctggtacattcagttgaggcaggtccaagaccctcctcctgcaccaaggctgcacctTGGTGTCTCACTATAGGCACTGGACTCCAAAAAGTCCAtgcatgcaccagggacagatcccagtcccactgcctgggggcctccaaaccagttcaagctaaacaactgtctcgcctgtCCAGAGGGCCAAGTCCAGTCCCATGGTGGCTCCACGGCTATTGGTCCACAACTCAtcagtttccactagtttggctggccatctctgtacgttttctcatcatgatctcgatgtcccttgcttatagaatccctcctctctcatctattggactcctagagctcagcctggtgtttggctgtggatctctgcatctgcttccatcagttactggataaaggctctctgatggtagggtattcactaatctgattactggagtaggccaatCAGGCAgtctctcaactattgctagtagtctaaggtggggtcatccttgtggattcctcggaacttccctagcaccctgtttttccCTATtatcatgatgtcttcatttatcatggtatttctttccttgaTCTCCCATTCTGTCCATGTTCCAActcaaatttttcatttccttatgttctcatcctccattccttgccctccattgcccactccacactcccagtttactcatgtagatctcatctatttctccttcggtGGGCAATcaatgcatccctcttagggtcctccttgttagctagcttctcaggagctgtgggttgtactcTGGTTACCTTTGTTTTATatccagtatccacttatgagtgagtacataccatgtttttcctgagtctgggttacctcactcaggatgatattttctagttccatccatttgcctgcaaatttcatgatatcattgttttttactgctgagtagtactccattgtgtatatgtgccacattttctttatccgttcttcagttgaggggcctataggttgtttccaagttctggctattacaaataatgcttctataaacatagctgagcatgtgtccttgtggtaagattgagcattcctagAGTATATGCTGAAGAGTGGtttagctgggtcttgaggaaggttgattcccaattttctgagaaatcactatactgatttccaaagtggctgtacaagtttgcactcccaccaacagtgtaggagtgtttcccttgctcagaattctctccaacataagctgtcatcaatgtttttgatcatagccattctgacaggtgtaagatggtgtctcagagtcattttgatttgcatttccctgatgactaaagatgctgAGCATTTtcctaaatgtctttcagccatttgagattcttctgttgagaattctctgtttagctctgtagtccattttttaattggattgtttggtattttcacatctagtttcttgaattctttatatattttggaaaccagccctctgtcagatgtggggttggtgaagatcttttcccattctgtaggctgttgttttgtcttattgacaatgtcctttgccctacaaaagctgcTTGGTTTCAGGagttcccattttttaattgttgctctcagtgtctgtgctactggtgttatatttaggaagtgctttcctgtgccaatgcattcaagatcactttctactttctcttctatcaagtttagtGTAACCGGATTTATGCTGAGGCCTTTGGTCCACTTGGGCTtgggttttgtgcatggcaatagatatggttCTATTTTCAGTCTTCTACCTGTTGCCGTAtagttgtgccagcaccatttgttgaagatgctttcttttttccattgtacagttttggtttctttgtcaaaaattaggtgttcataggtgtgcggattaatgtcaaggtcttcaattctattctattggtccacatgtcagtttttactgacaataccaagctgtttttatttctatagctctataataaagcctgaggtcagggattgtgatgcctccagcagttgctttattgtacaagatccttttagctatcctaggctttttgtttttccatataaagttaaatattgttctttccaagtctgtgaagaattgtgttggaattttgatggggattgcattgaatctgcagattgcttttagAAAGATTGCCATTCTTACTATGTTAATACTACCTATCCATGACCATGAGAGATCTtgccattttctgatatcttctttgatttctttcttcagagacttaacgTTCTTATCATACAGGCCTTTAACTTGCTTAGTTAggattaccccaaggtattttatattatttgtggctattgtaatgtttctctgatttctttcatgccatttataatttgtatattagaaggctattgattttttgagttaatcttttattctgtcacattactgaaggagtttgtCAGCTACAAGAGTTCCttgatagaatttttggggtcacttatgtatactatcatatcatctgcaaatagtgaaagttttacttcttccttttcaatttgtatcaccttgatctctttttgttgtcttactgccctagctaggacttcaagcactatattgaataaatatgaacagagtggtcagccttggcttgttcctgattttagtggcatagctttgagtttctttctatttaatttgatgttggctgtaggcttgctgtaaattgcctttattatatttagatatgttccttgtctTCCTGATCTTTCT from Peromyscus eremicus chromosome 15, PerEre_H2_v1, whole genome shotgun sequence encodes:
- the LOC131925759 gene encoding large ribosomal subunit protein uL5-like, which gives rise to MTQDQGEKENAMWELRICKLCLNICVGESRDRLTPAAKVLEQLTGQTPVFSKARYTIRSFGIRRNEKIAVHCTVRGAKAEEILEKGLKMREYELQKKNFSDTGNFGFGIQEYTDLGIKYDPSIGIYGLDFYVVLGRPGFSIADKKHRTGCIGPKHRISKEEAVCWFQQKYDGIILPGK